One Ranitomeya variabilis isolate aRanVar5 chromosome 4, aRanVar5.hap1, whole genome shotgun sequence genomic window, ggcctcaggacgatcctggacctggtttctcagggaatctctgatgaaaacgagaaatcttctgttgggcattgatgttttccacaggttcccaagagtcttcctcagggggatatccctgccatcttatcagatattggagccgattcctgcgaatcctggaatcaataatttcctccaccacaaattgttcttgcccatcaatcaccacaggctgcggaggtggcacaacacgtccctggaaggtattaggagatacaggctttatttagtaaagatacatgaaaaactgggtgtaccttcattgtcctaggcagcttcagccggcaggccacagagctcacaataccgttgatcttgaaagggccaatgaatttctgtccaagtttttgtgaaggaacgtttaacttcagattcttagttgctaaccacacggaatctcctaccttgaacatgggtgcaggtttacggaatctatcagccgatctcttataacgttcttgagctgtggtcagggattccttcagaacctccagattttgtctcatcgcagtcagcctttcctccactgccggaaccagagaattaattggagacctaggtaaaatgcatggacgataacccagattggcaaagaaaggtgtaaatttagtggaggcgctctgagaattattatatgaaaattcagctaacggcaacaactccaaccaatcatcctggagaagaCAGACACagtatcttagatattgttccagcgtctggttggtacgctcagtctgaccatttgtctggggatggtaagcagaagagagacagacattaatattgagtgcagagcaaaaccccttccagaatcttgaaatgaactgtactccacggtcagagatgatctcatccggaaccccatgcaaccgaaagacattctgtataaccaagttcactgtatctttagctgaggggaggccggtgcacggaacaaaatgagcagctttagtcaggcaatcaactaccaccatgattgtattcatgccccccgatgtaggcagctccacaataaattccattgatatagacccccaagggcgggacggaacaggtaatggttgtagaagacccgtaggtgccacatgaggagtcttgtaatgggcacataccttgcaagagagaacatagtccttggtatccttcaggcaagttggccaccagaagaatcggctcaggaactcttgtgtcttctgtacccccctgtgaccagccaacttggagttatgtaccaacttgaggatctgcagacggatgatctcagggacgtagatacgtcgatctctgaacaacatgccacccttaaagacaagattaatatccacaggtgggttggccagaaatacatcaccttcataggcctccctgcactccttccacaagtcctgatcgtggataacttcgatgaaattggcatcagatagaatggtcttggacggggctccaggtacagaatccgcagcatggattcgggataaagcatcagccttcccattacgagaacctggatggtacgagataacaaagttaaattgatttaaaaataagttccaatgagcctgacgaggagaaagacatctagctgatctaaggaactctagattgcgatggtcagttagcactatgacctgttgtgcagctccttgcagatgatgcctccattctttgaaagctgcaataatagccagcaattccttgtctcccatgtcgtaattcttctctactGAGGTTAGtccacgggaaaagaaagcacaaggatgtagcagacccttattTCCAATTCTTTgatagagaatagcccccaaagcattatcagaagcatccacctccacaatgaaacggagtgttggatctgggtgtatcaacagcggtgctgatgtgaaacagatcttaagccgatcaaaagctttttgagcctgtgatgaccacttaaagagcttttccttctttgtcaaggaagtaatgggacggacaatatcagaaaaattttgaataaagcgtctgtagaaatttgcaaaaccaataaaatgttggacctccttaacgtttttgggtaccggccagtcaaggatagcctgaatcttaccagattccatgttcagcccctgaggagagatgatataacctaagaactgtatctcagaatgatggaactcgcatttctctggcttaatatacagatgtttctctttcagacgtcttaaaacagttttgacatgttcttcatgttcctgtagagagtcagaaaagattagtatatcgtcaaaatagatcactacaaactggtccaacaaatctctgaaaatgtcattagcaaggtgttgaaatgttgcaggggcgttacaaagcccgaagggcgtcacaagagattcaaaatgtccataccggcatctgaatgccgtcttccactcatcccctggacgaatacgcaccaaattataagccccacgaagatccaatttagagaacaccttagcatgacggactctttccagtaattcgggaatcagaggcaaagggtttcgtatggttaccttattgagttctcgatagtcaacacagggtctcagggtcccatccttcttctttacaaaaaagataggtacccctgctggtgaggaagaaggatgtatgaagcctttgggcaGATTTTCATCaacatactcctttaaggcttgaagctcaggtgccgccaaagggtatacattaccaaaaggaatggctgccccaggaagcagctcaatgggacagtcataatgcctgtgtggaggaagctgatctgcattcttcttgtcacagatgtcagataactctttataagctggaggtaaagaaaatacctgtacatgtggttccgtagccgtggactcagggacagcttctgttaacgctgagttgctccttgttgggaagataatctccttggtctcccagttgataattgggttctgagaatgcaaccacggaatgcctaaaatcacaggaaaatgaggagaagaaattagcaagaaagaaagttgctcctgatgattaggctccaacaaaatttcaaggggtacggtctcctgatccacaggcccagagattaaaggtgacccatccactgtttccatggtaattggagaggctctttgctgaattttaatgccATGttacttggcaaatgcgatatccatgaaattgccacctgcaccagagtcaatcatagctgcactggaaatccactgtcctgaacacaggatcttaatagggagagaacagtgagagttcttttccttcagctccttggggggtgaagtcatagaaagtgaatggaatacagcgtttaaaggcaggct contains:
- the LOC143767764 gene encoding uncharacterized protein LOC143767764; the protein is MFSLARSPINSLVPAVEERLTAMRQNLEVLKESLTTAQERYKRSADRFRKPAPMFKGRVVPPPQPVVIDGQEQFVVEEIIDSRIRRNRLQYLIRWQGYPPEEDSWEPVENINAQQKISRFHQRFPEKPVKEDLTFTSSASAQARAIDLFDDDLLEWLVWDLVPSKDARLPDILCLFADYRMSQSGCYTTDRIWWKYLNKLTSKCFVTFRNFYKKMAQIMV